GCCTTATAGACCTGGCCCAGGCTGGCGGCGGCCACCGGGTAGTCGGGAAAGCTTTCAAACAACTGGTCGGCGGGGGCGCCCAGTTCGGCCTCGATCGTGGCCAGGGCAATGGCGTGGGGGAAGGCGGGCAGGTTGTCCTGCAGTTGGGTGAGCTGCTCGAGCCAATCACGCCGCACCAAATCTGGCCTGGTGGAGAGCGACTGCCCCACCTTGATGAAACAGGGCCCCAGCCCGGTCAGGGTGGTGAGAATGCGCTTTGCCAGCCGCTTTTGCACATCCGGGCTCTGGCTGTTGGCCTGGGCCACCAGCACCAGGGCCAGGCTGGTGAGCTGCCAAAGCACCACCACCAGGCGGCTGACCAGGACCCAGGGGCGCAGTAGCAGCCAGCGCAGGTCTTTACCTGGGGAGTAGGAGCCCAACTAAGCAACGGCCTAATAGTTGGCGAGACTCTAGAAACCAAAAACCCCAAACCATGGGCCTCTGGCTCCATCTGCCGGCCCATGGTCGGGGCCGGGGCCTGGCTCCGGAACTGCGCCAACTGTTGCGCCAGCACCCCGCCAGTTGGGATTTGCCGGAATTGCCCGAGCTGGGCGGCCCCCTAGTGGCAGATGGTTGGGTGGCCGAGGCCCAGCACACCACTGCCCGGGCCCTTGGGGCCAGCCATTGCTGGTTTGGGGTGAATGGGGCCAGTGGCCTGTTGCAGGCGGCCCTGCTGGCCCTGGCAAGGCCGGGGGAGCGGGTGCTGCTGCCCCGCAACCTGCATCGCTCCCTGTTGCATGGCTGCCTGCTGGGCGGCTTGCGGCCCGTGCTGTTTGATCTGCCCTTTGATCCGGCTACGGGGCTGTGGTTGCAGCCGGATCCGGCCCACCTGGAGCGGGTAATCACTGCCGCCCTGGCCCAGGGCCCGATTGCCGCCCTGGCCCTGGTCTCCCCCACCTACCAGGGCCTGGCCGCCGATCTGCCGGCCCTGGTGGCCCTGGCCCATCGCTTGGGCCTGCCCGTGCTCGTGGACCAGGCCCATGGCTACGGGGAGGCGCTTGCGGCCCAGGCCGACCTGGTGGTGCTCTCCTGCCAGAAAAGTGGCGGCGGCCTGGCCCAGAGTGCGGCCCTGTTGCTGCAGGGCCAGCGGCTCCAGGTGGGGGCGGTGGAGCGGAGCCTGCTCTGGTTGCAAACCTCCAGCCCCAGCGCCCTATTGCTGGCCTCGGCCCAGGCCTCCCTCGGCCAGCTCACCAGTGCCTTTGGCCAGCGCCAGCGCCGCCGCGGCGAGGCCCGCGGGCTGCGGCTACGCCAGCACCTAAAGCAGCTCGAGCTGCCGCAGGTGTCCAGCCCCGACCCCCTGCGGCTGGTGCTGCACACCGCCGCGATGGGTATCAATGGCCTGGAGGCAGACGAATGGCTGATGCGGCGGGGGGTAATCGCCGAGCTGCCGGAGCCAGGCACCCTCACCTTTTGTTTGGGGATGCGGCCGCCCCCTGGTCTGCGCTGGCGATTGGGGCGCCAGCTTGTGGCCCTGCGGCGGGCCCTGGGCGGGCCACCCCTGCCGGCTTTTGTGCCCCCACCTTTGCCCCTGGTGGCCGAGCCAGAAATGGACCTGGGCCTGGCCTGGCGGGCCCCCTCAGAAATCGTGCCCCTGGTGCCCCTGGCGGCCTTGGCGGGGCGCCTTGCCGCCGCACCGGTCTGTCCCTATCCCCCGGGCATTCCCCTGCTGGTACCCGGTGAGCGGATCGATCTGGCCCGCGCCGAATGGCTTGCCCAGCAGCAGCGGCTGTGGCCGGGGCAGATCGCTGATACGGTGAGGGTTGTGGCCACCTAGGCAGCATGCAAGGGCCGGGCCCTGCCTACCAATGGGACTTCGTAACCCCCGGCTTGCCCGATGGGGCCTTTGAACACGCCCCTGGTTTCAGCCCCACGCCGATGGAGCTGCGGGTGATGCTGCTGGCCCACCTGCGCCCCCAGGCCGATTCACTCGTGTGGGATGTGGGGGGCGGCACCGGTGCCCTGGCCCTGGAAATAGCCCGGTTGATGCCCAAGGGTGCGGTGCATACCCTCGAGCGCGATCCCGATGCCATCCGCCTGCTGGAGCACAACCGGGAGCGTTTTGGCATCGCCAATCTCCACATCCATGCCGGCCAGGCCCCCGATGATTTAGGCCAACTGCCCCCCAACCCCGACCGGGTGCTGCTGGAGGTGGGCCGGCCCCTGGGGGATGTGTTGTTGGCGGTTTGGCAGGCCCTGGTGCCTGAGGGGCGCCTGGTGATCAGCACCGCCAGCCTGGAGGGCCTGGTCGATGCCACCGACACCCTTGGCCAGCTGCAGGCCAGGGATCTGCAGGTGGTGCAGGCGACAGTGCACCGGATGCAGCGCCGCGGCAGCCAGGCCAAGCTGGCGGCGGCGGAGCCCCTGTTTTTGATTGCCGCCGAACGTTGATGGGCAAGCCGGTAATGGGCAGTGAACCCCGTAAGGCCACATCGCTGGCGCGCCTGTTGAGCGGTTGGGCGGCGGGGGGCTTTGGCTTTGTGGTGGTGATGCTGGGCGGTTGGTGGTTTACCGCCGCCGTGGGTGTGATTGTGCATTTGGGCCTGCTGGAGTTTTTCCGCATGGCCCAGTTCAAGGGCATTCGACCGGCCACCAAGACCACCCTGGTGGCGGTGCAACTGCTGTTGATCACCACCCAGGCCGCCAGCGGCGACGGCGGTGGCAGCTGGTTTAGCGGCGATGTGGCGGCCGCGATCCTGCCGGCATCGGGCGCGGTGATTTGCGGCTGGCTGTTGCTGCAGCCAGTCACGGGCACGATCGCCGACATTGCCGCCTCAATTTTTGGCTTGTTTTATCTGGGTTTTCTGCCCAGTCACTGGATCAAGTTGCGCGATCTTGCCGATACGGCCCTGGCTCCCGCCACGGC
This genomic interval from Cyanobium sp. WAJ14-Wanaka contains the following:
- a CDS encoding aminotransferase class I/II-fold pyridoxal phosphate-dependent enzyme, which codes for MGLWLHLPAHGRGRGLAPELRQLLRQHPASWDLPELPELGGPLVADGWVAEAQHTTARALGASHCWFGVNGASGLLQAALLALARPGERVLLPRNLHRSLLHGCLLGGLRPVLFDLPFDPATGLWLQPDPAHLERVITAALAQGPIAALALVSPTYQGLAADLPALVALAHRLGLPVLVDQAHGYGEALAAQADLVVLSCQKSGGGLAQSAALLLQGQRLQVGAVERSLLWLQTSSPSALLLASAQASLGQLTSAFGQRQRRRGEARGLRLRQHLKQLELPQVSSPDPLRLVLHTAAMGINGLEADEWLMRRGVIAELPEPGTLTFCLGMRPPPGLRWRLGRQLVALRRALGGPPLPAFVPPPLPLVAEPEMDLGLAWRAPSEIVPLVPLAALAGRLAAAPVCPYPPGIPLLVPGERIDLARAEWLAQQQRLWPGQIADTVRVVAT
- the cbiT gene encoding precorrin-6Y C5,15-methyltransferase subunit CbiT; translation: MQGPGPAYQWDFVTPGLPDGAFEHAPGFSPTPMELRVMLLAHLRPQADSLVWDVGGGTGALALEIARLMPKGAVHTLERDPDAIRLLEHNRERFGIANLHIHAGQAPDDLGQLPPNPDRVLLEVGRPLGDVLLAVWQALVPEGRLVISTASLEGLVDATDTLGQLQARDLQVVQATVHRMQRRGSQAKLAAAEPLFLIAAER
- a CDS encoding phosphatidate cytidylyltransferase; its protein translation is MGSEPRKATSLARLLSGWAAGGFGFVVVMLGGWWFTAAVGVIVHLGLLEFFRMAQFKGIRPATKTTLVAVQLLLITTQAASGDGGGSWFSGDVAAAILPASGAVICGWLLLQPVTGTIADIAASIFGLFYLGFLPSHWIKLRDLADTALAPATANWSFTTSAGLGLTLLACFLIVATDIGSYVIGRRWGRHPLSPISPGKTIEGALGGMACACAVGSLGGVLLGWPWGILLGAGLGAVVAVFALVGDLTESMIKRDAGVKDSGDAIPGHGGILDRIDSYLFVPAVVFTLVTLVLPLVWRA